A single genomic interval of Amycolatopsis albispora harbors:
- a CDS encoding DUF932 domain-containing protein: protein MAHELELFADGSTAFAAAREPGWHRLGTVAPGPMTAQEVLDLAQLSNWNIRKSLGLTAVVPGEKCQECNRKIGAKHTQKCPVPQEPDRGSDDLMVSEEDTAQLLPVDGWVSTYRTTPVTGELQNLGIVSGEYPIIQPEEFAEFMQTIVDTSGAVFDTGGSLRNGRDIFLTMQLPQAVTIGGVDEIGLFMAGFNNYSGQGKLKVVTTPVRVVCANTERAALRNFRSEYTFRHSKGLQGRIAEAREALKINFEWTEVFKAEAESMINTEMSADTFGDLIKAVWPEKFSKPMDDWKKPEHDHWDSLNGLFKNADTQENIRGTVWAGYNSITEYLDWEIPVPGVGTDAAELARADRAFLGQYNKLKHLAFSKSLDIVAAK from the coding sequence GTGGCACATGAGCTTGAACTGTTCGCCGATGGCAGCACCGCTTTCGCTGCCGCCCGTGAGCCGGGCTGGCACCGGCTCGGCACCGTGGCCCCCGGTCCCATGACCGCACAGGAAGTGCTGGACCTGGCCCAGTTGTCCAACTGGAACATTCGGAAGTCGCTCGGTCTCACCGCCGTGGTGCCGGGTGAGAAGTGCCAGGAGTGCAACCGAAAGATCGGTGCCAAGCACACCCAGAAGTGCCCCGTTCCGCAGGAGCCGGACCGTGGTTCCGATGATCTGATGGTGTCCGAAGAGGACACCGCCCAGCTTCTCCCCGTGGATGGATGGGTGAGCACCTACCGGACCACTCCGGTCACCGGGGAGCTTCAGAATCTCGGCATCGTGTCCGGTGAGTACCCGATCATTCAGCCGGAAGAGTTCGCCGAGTTCATGCAGACCATTGTGGACACTTCCGGTGCTGTGTTCGACACCGGAGGTTCGCTCCGCAATGGTCGGGACATCTTCCTCACCATGCAGCTTCCGCAGGCCGTGACCATCGGTGGTGTCGATGAGATCGGCCTGTTCATGGCCGGTTTCAACAACTACTCCGGACAGGGGAAGCTCAAGGTGGTCACCACCCCGGTCCGGGTGGTCTGTGCCAACACCGAAAGGGCTGCACTCCGGAACTTCCGCAGTGAGTACACCTTCCGGCACAGCAAGGGGCTACAGGGCCGGATCGCCGAAGCCCGTGAAGCCCTCAAGATCAATTTCGAGTGGACAGAGGTCTTCAAGGCCGAAGCTGAAAGCATGATCAACACCGAGATGTCGGCCGACACCTTCGGTGACCTGATCAAGGCCGTGTGGCCCGAAAAGTTCTCGAAGCCGATGGATGACTGGAAAAAGCCCGAGCATGACCACTGGGACTCGCTCAATGGTCTGTTCAAGAATGCCGACACTCAGGAGAACATCCGGGGAACCGTGTGGGCCGGGTACAACTCGATCACTGAGTACCTGGACTGGGAAATTCCGGTCCCCGGTGTCGGCACCGATGCCGCCGAACTGGCCAGGGCTGACCGTGCTTTCCTCGGTCAGTACAACAAGCTCAAGCACCTGGCCTTTTCCAAGTCGCTCGACATCGTGGCCGCCAAGTGA